TGTTTTTCCTCTCTTCCGTCTGAAGATGTCGTCATCGCGCAGATGATCTCTATGTTGAAACTTCAAACGTTCTCGGTTACCATAGCAACTTCGAGCGTGAAACATGGAGGACTTAAAGAAACAATATTTATCTCTCTGCTCTGAAGTTCAGCAGCCTCCAAATACATGTGTTTGGGAAGCCTTGGAAAACAACATTAATAGGTTGGTTCGGAAGGTATATCATGTATAACGTATGAATTACTTTGAATTAATGTTGTTTTGTTTGATTCAGTGATGGCTCACTCAAACTAACTGGTAATGATCAACTGAAGCATGGAGACAGATTGACAGATGAAGATATGCTGATCTTGTCAAAAATATTTGTGGGAAATTCGGCTATAAAGGGTAAATATTAACTCTTCCTACCCTGAACACTTTTAGGCCACGCAAATCATAAACCACTGCACATATTTACAAGTTTATTGTTGCCTATTTCTGCATCAAGTAccttaaaatgtgattttataatgagctgaaaataaaacttaattgcaGGTTTAGATCTTGGATACAACAATATCACCGATAAAGGAGCTGTTTATATTGCACACCTCATTCAGGTACTGTATGACAGAATGTTCCTCGTTCCTCAAAGACTCATTCAGGAgcttttttaagttttatatcTTTTAAgttaactaaaaatgtaaaaaaaaaaaatagactttaAAGGAATATTGTAATATCAACAGGAGAGTGAGTCCCTTCAGTCTCTTGATTTGATGTGTAATAACATTGAGGCAGATGGTACAGACGTGATAGCAAAAAGTCTTCATGTAAGTGTGACTAATTCACATTTATAATTAATGTTCAAATTTAAATCATACATTATAAGTTTTAAGTGAATGGCAGTATCTATAATGATTTTAGCATGtactttgttaattttacagaaaaataaaagtttgaagacGCTCAGAATGACGGGAAATAAGATTGGAAACAAAGGTGCCATGCAACTGGCTGCTATGTTGCAGGTCAACGCTACTTTAGAAGAAATAGATGTCTCAGACTGTGATCTGGTAAGTTTCTTGAACAGGAATGTAACCACAAAATAAAGGTAGTTTACATTTGAATGAAAGTATTGTGTTTATTTACTAGGCTACACAAAGTGTAATAGCATTTGCTATCATCCTTAAGATCAACAGAAGAATCCGTGCTATAAATATTAGCAGACCTCTTCTTTTCAGTCTTCAGGTTTGTTTTCAGGAAAGTTGTTTTTTGATATAACCACTTTATGAATAATTTATCTGGTTTATTTTggtctttttaatggttaaaagtacATTTAACTTAAATGATAGGATGAAACAACAGTCCATATGGCACAGATGCTGGTGGTGAATAAGACACTGAGGGAGCTGCACATGGGAAAGCATGACATGACTGATACTGGTGTGGAGAGGCTGTGTGAAGCACTGAAGTTAAATGTCTCTCTACGCTACTTGGATCTTCGCTGGTATACACCCTCTCAAATAACTCTCAGAATTCATGATCCTAAAGGgaatgttcacacaaaaaaaattacaattctcttattgtttactcgccctcatgtcttGTGAAATCTGTATGacctactttcttctgtggaaagcAAAGGGAGTTTTTATAGAAGAATATCACAGctgtttttcatacaatgaaagtgaaagggGACCACGGCTGGCTTTCCACTATCATTATTTGGCACAGAGCAACTCAGACATGACAGTTCTTTTGTGCTTCTCAGGAAATACtcgagtcacctttatttatagagcactttatacagtacagattgtttcaaagcagcttcacagtaataaacagaaaaataacagaTCCAATCCAAAGACAAATTCAATTTCTGCTGCAAAACAGCACTACAAAGACCGTAGTATTATTATTCAGCTTATATTGGGTGATTGTGTTGAGttagttcagttcaataactgtgtaaagttaatcagttattaaattatttaaattgattaataaGCAATATGACTATAAGATAGAGAAATgatcatttctgtattttttaacagTAACAGAATTACACGGGATGGAGCCAAATGCTTATCAGAGGTTTTGAAACAAAATCCCTCTTTAGAGATTCTAGATCTTTCTTCCAATCGCATTGAAGATGACGGTGCGGTGTATCTAAGTGAAGCTATCAAGCTGCCACACAGCAAACTCAAAGCGTTAGTGTACTTAATTTATAAAACAATGCTATTATCTGTCTAAAATCTCAAGTTTATATGTGAAACTATTTCCCTTGTCCATGCTGTCCAATTTATCCCATTGTTTTTGTCTCCTAGATTGTCTGTTACCAGCAACAACATTGGAAAGAAAGGTCTTATGTCCTTCAACGAGGCAATGAAAGTGGATTCCTGTCTCACACACATTTACATCTGGGGGAACAAACTTGAGGAGCCGGTTTGCATTGTGAGAGTCCACAAATCTCTAAATTATCAAATATTGCATTCAACTAGTGTACAAAAGTTCATTCAGATGTCTTGATGTTCTCTCTGCATGTTTAATCAGGCTTTCTCTCAGCTGATAAGCAGCGGGCGGCTGTTGGAGGAGCACACAGATGTTTCTCCCTATGAGGTGGATGGTCATGTTTTTTTAGCAGAAACATCACATGGTTTACACAGGCATTACTATTTGACATCCATAAATGGGGGAGATGGAGACTCAAGTAATTCAGCTCTGGCCCTGATGGCATCAGATTCATTGTCTCTGCAGATCTATCCAGACTCACATTCATGATTATCGATTTTCTCCAAAAGTGTGTGTTGCTGCTTCAGTGTAAGACACATTTAGACTTAACTTGATTTAACgtgactttttgttgttgttgttgttgaaatatttcagttgcttGCAAGCAAAATAATCCACAGCACAGTTGGttgcatttgtatttattataattacttaCAAAGTTAGTGTTTTTGATTACAGCCTTTATGTCCATGTGTCCAGTGTTTGGAAATGTCACAGGCTGCCATGATGTCTGCAAAAAACACGTCATTTATGTAAACGATTTGCTCTGACACTTAGTCTTCGCTGTATTGGGTGTCACATGCAAATTGTTTTCACAGTTTTGGCAGGACAGATAAAAGTCAGAGAGATTTTGATTTAGCAAGTTCGGTCAAAAACACTCTTTGTTTTATGTAAATGAGAAAAGaagcaaatgaataaaataaagtgtaaacccAAATACTTGTCCAACAAGAATAATCTTTACTGTAGTGCAAACAATCAACACAAGGTATATTCAACCAACAAATGAAAATTTATGAATCTTCATGCAGATCTAAGTAACTTTAACATACTTCAACCTTATGCTAACGAGCTGACGATACTTTAAATTGATGATAAAACATCCTCTTTTTTATGATCAGTTgtgtgatataaaataaaataaaaacatgtttaaaaaaagaaaatgggtcAAAGGAAAGAACATAATGGTCGAATGCTTTTCAGTCAACACATTGTCAGTAACATCTTGATTTGAAGCTTCAGTAACTTTCAAAGCAGATGAAATGCTCCTCATTAACCTGCTGCCTTCGGCGTGGCCGTGGCCAGCTTGTCACATTCCAGGATGACATTCTTCTTGCAAAGAATTTTTTCCAGCTTCTCTCTCTCAGCTGAACTCAGAGCCCAGTGCTGCAGAGACAGATGGGTGAGGGACGAGAGATGCGGAAGGGCCTCCAACAAGGCGGGCAGCCagggagacacagagagagatgcagaaggtCGCAGACTGACATCCAGCTCCTCCAGTCCCTTTAGAGCAGCAGCCTTTCCAAAAAGAGACATCCAACCACCATCCCCAACGCTGCCATTATAAGACAAATCCAGCTGTTTTAGATGGGACAGAACTCCACGTTGGCAAGCAGATTCTGCAAGATTACAACAGTTTGCAAAAGTGTCATCAGATGGATGTTTAAAGTACTGTCGTCATGTATTCCAGCATTAATGTAATTAACTGAGCATTCTTTGACCAGAACTGACCTAGCTGTAGCACATCTTCAGTGGTTAAATTACAGCTGCTCAGTCTGAGTTCCCGTAGTTTGCAATCAGGCGACAAAGGCTCCAGAAATTGCTTCAGATTTTCCCCCACACACTTGTTCCATGACAAGTTCAAACTTTCAAGCTGTTTTAGCATCTGCATTGCAGTACCTGTGAGGAAACCCGgaaacacacacttttttttattttaaatctctccattaaaatatatatatatatattatgtcatGAAACTGTATTGGTTTCATACCAAGAGCATGGCATGCATGTGTGCTCAAAGCACAGTTGTTTAATGTAAGTTTGGTTATCTGAGAAATAGGGAGGGTTTGCAGAAGATTCTGGAGTGTCTCACCAACACTTTTATTGGATGACAAATCCAGCTCCCTGAGCTCTTTGAGAGATGAAGCTACCTGGACTGAGAAAGCgagttaaaataacaaaatgaacaACTTCACTTCAACTTTAAATTAACTATGACAATTAGTCTTACCTAAAGCTAACACATCCTCCTTTGATAGACAGCACAGATGCATGTCCAAACTTCTCAGGTGTGTGAGGAGAGCTAGGTTAGTGGACAGCATGGTGAGACCTCCACCTGCTTCCTTATTACATGACAGATTGATGTGCTCTAGCGCAGGGACAGACCTGAGTGCCTGtcctttaaacatttaaaaaaacaaattcattaaATTATTCTCCAAAATCATTAAGAgaatttattcaattattaaaattacCGAGAACACTGATGCTGTCTTTACTGAGTCCACACATGCTTAGATTTAGGGTCTTCAGTTGTGGAGTTGAGCCTAGAGAGGAGGTGAAGTTCTCCACTCCTTTGATTGACAGCTTATTATTGGACAGATCTAACTCCTCCAAACTAGACAACATGGGAAGAGCCTCAcctgaagagaaaaaaagagcCTTTTAAAGAAAATAGATAACCATTCATAGCTCATTATAGGCTTCTTCTGAATGAACTAAAGTTGCATTCACActttatacatttaaatgcaatgatgcactaaagtatttttactttgttacttGTCTCTGTCTGTGCTTTATCAGAGTCTATTCATTTTGGAGGGGAAATGGATTACAAGCTTTTACTATACAACATTTTAGAACCAAAACATGCAATTCCTAGTAATTCtgaatggggaaaaaaacaagaATAGACTTTCCAATTAACTAAATTAACCAGTTCACAAAACTCTTTGAGTGGTTTATTTGTGACTGCATCAGTTAACAATTGATTCAATGATTTGGTCAGACAAAATTTCAAGTAAATCTGTCTAGTCTGACTCAAAATGAGCCAAGAACCATAATATGTTCCTCAGTTTGACTGCACTGACTCATATAATTCATTATGATGCCAAACTGAGCTCGAACCTGACATTAGAACCCTCGCTCCTTAAATAGACATTTTGAGCAGGAGGAATGATAAACAAAAGATAATAAATGGCAGTAGAGACCCACAAAGAAagttattacaacttaaaagtaattagttacattttgcataaaataaattatagatttaataaaaatgtaattattaaaaacaatatattttttataattgtatcattacatttacattatgatTAAGCTAATTTCCTGTCTAATTCTCATTAGTCTAATGTGTAAATACAAAACTTAAGTAGAATTTTTTACTGGTATTATATTTCATCAAAGTATGTATAATTTAACTCAAATGCTGGATTTGTGTACATAGTTCACCACTACCCAAAAAATTTTTACTTCATAGTCTTCAATGTCATAAGAAATCTTACCGTGGAGTAGTTGGAGGTTCTACTTCAATTAACATCATTATATGCGTTTTATACAAAGCATGTCTTACTCAGAGCTGTAATGTCTGTCTCAGAGAGCTGACAGTCCACCAGACGGAGTTCTTTCAGTGTGCTTTCAGGTTGGAGGTGTTCTGTGAAGTGTCTGAAATGTCCTCCACCGACCCCAACATTCCAGGACAAATCTAGCACCTCTATTAGAGGAATGCAGTCAAGAGCCTCACCTGGAATTCATTTTAGgagagtttttattttaatttatcttaAATTAGACAAATTTCAAGAAATCAGGTtggaatttaaattattttccaaaga
This genomic stretch from Carassius carassius chromosome 42, fCarCar2.1, whole genome shotgun sequence harbors:
- the LOC132124116 gene encoding leucine-rich repeat-containing protein 34-like, with the translated sequence MEDLKKQYLSLCSEVQQPPNTCVWEALENNINSDGSLKLTGNDQLKHGDRLTDEDMLILSKIFVGNSAIKGLDLGYNNITDKGAVYIAHLIQESESLQSLDLMCNNIEADGTDVIAKSLHKNKSLKTLRMTGNKIGNKGAMQLAAMLQVNATLEEIDVSDCDLATQSVIAFAIILKINRRIRAINISRPLLFSLQDETTVHMAQMLVVNKTLRELHMGKHDMTDTGVERLCEALKLNVSLRYLDLRCNRITRDGAKCLSEVLKQNPSLEILDLSSNRIEDDGAVYLSEAIKLPHSKLKALSVTSNNIGKKGLMSFNEAMKVDSCLTHIYIWGNKLEEPVCIAFSQLISSGRLLEEHTDVSPYEVDGHVFLAETSHGLHRHYYLTSINGGDGDSSNSALALMASDSLSLQIYPDSHS
- the LOC132124114 gene encoding leucine-rich repeat-containing protein 31-like isoform X2 produces the protein MDSTESTKGKESVQKRSPLDLIMNQLRRKASFTERKKPAVSRLFRPSESSDKRNVGIPEVKESEAKINDTDDEAGSVVGWGRVKQFVQKLGKTPHSQNLSLSHCDLTATDVVELATLLPFLAQLEVMDLSWNDLVGGSLKALTAHLQHVGKLRVLKLCSCRLTNQDLTALGEALDCIPLIEVLDLSWNVGVGGGHFRHFTEHLQPESTLKELRLVDCQLSETDITALSEALPMLSSLEELDLSNNKLSIKGVENFTSSLGSTPQLKTLNLSMCGLSKDSISVLGQALRSVPALEHINLSCNKEAGGGLTMLSTNLALLTHLRSLDMHLCCLSKEDVLALVQVASSLKELRELDLSSNKSVGETLQNLLQTLPISQITKLTLNNCALSTHACHALGTAMQMLKQLESLNLSWNKCVGENLKQFLEPLSPDCKLRELRLSSCNLTTEDVLQLESACQRGVLSHLKQLDLSYNGSVGDGGWMSLFGKAAALKGLEELDVSLRPSASLSVSPWLPALLEALPHLSSLTHLSLQHWALSSAEREKLEKILCKKNVILECDKLATATPKAAG
- the LOC132124114 gene encoding leucine-rich repeat-containing protein 31-like isoform X1 yields the protein MDSTESTKGKESVQKRSPLDLIMNQLRRKASFTERKKPAVSRLFRPSESSDKRNVGIPEVKESEASEGKEKNEPGKEINDTDDEAGSVVGWGRVKQFVQKLGKTPHSQNLSLSHCDLTATDVVELATLLPFLAQLEVMDLSWNDLVGGSLKALTAHLQHVGKLRVLKLCSCRLTNQDLTALGEALDCIPLIEVLDLSWNVGVGGGHFRHFTEHLQPESTLKELRLVDCQLSETDITALSEALPMLSSLEELDLSNNKLSIKGVENFTSSLGSTPQLKTLNLSMCGLSKDSISVLGQALRSVPALEHINLSCNKEAGGGLTMLSTNLALLTHLRSLDMHLCCLSKEDVLALVQVASSLKELRELDLSSNKSVGETLQNLLQTLPISQITKLTLNNCALSTHACHALGTAMQMLKQLESLNLSWNKCVGENLKQFLEPLSPDCKLRELRLSSCNLTTEDVLQLESACQRGVLSHLKQLDLSYNGSVGDGGWMSLFGKAAALKGLEELDVSLRPSASLSVSPWLPALLEALPHLSSLTHLSLQHWALSSAEREKLEKILCKKNVILECDKLATATPKAAG